A genomic stretch from Maniola jurtina chromosome 26, ilManJurt1.1, whole genome shotgun sequence includes:
- the LOC123878616 gene encoding uncharacterized protein LOC123878616 codes for MYSTWKLKELKDELKKRGGRITGKKSELVERLEAYDRNFNFGHQTLQASQSQAIDVPAVELYKDVNSSTILPKITKHHIQSYFDRFNKNICDAVKLYESRYLLVLRSATSGQDTYLKGYCKASMKQLQYEINIKLNNDGMPEEANCECAAGEGNEAHCKHIAVVLLAAENIVQQKIIILHEVSTSQLQTFHKPSRKYYATPLRASRFPSKRDINNTVFSPYLKQNPDFDKKAFQCRFQSMILNYPQSSMPIKQIYPVASQRSICLDHEYLEKSAIDCFLESMVLQNVSEQKILEIERETRGQSNNPKWHSYRKTHITASIFHTVCHLKTESLLKYSSQILHKTTIKTKAMAHGNINEKIAMKKYMDTFNLEITECGLFLSKERPYLGASPDGLLGSETIIEVKCPYSSRNKEVCPLNVPYLQYENGKLSLKKNNIYYYQIQGQLYVTKRKFCNLLVYTFKSLEVIFIDYDEEFIKYMLEKLDYFYHNFFKAAVIKKLLYKE; via the exons ATGTATTCTACCTGGAAGCTCAAAGAATTGAAAgacgaattaaaaaaacgaGGAGGGAGGATAACTGGAAAGAAATCGGAACTTGTAGAAAG gttagAAGCCTACGatcgaaattttaattttggtcaCCAAACCCTGCAAGCTTCTCAAAGCCAAGCAATTGACGTACCTGCTGTAGAACTTTACAAAGACGTTAATAGCTCCACCATATTGCCGAAGATTACCAAACATCATATTCAAAGTtactttgatag attcaataaaaatatctgcGATGCTGTTAAATTGTATGAATCGAGATACCTTCTTGTTTTACGATCAGCAACATCTGGccaagatacttacctaaaag GTTATTGCAAGGCATCCATGAAACAACTTCAATACGAGATTAACATCAAATTAAATAACGATGGAATGCCTGAAGAGGCAAACTGTGAATGTGCAGCAGGTGAAGGCAATGAAGCCCACTGTAAACACATTGCTGTGGTGCTTCTTGCAGCAGAAAACATTGtccagcaaaaaataataatacttcatGAAGTTTCTACGTCACAACTACAGACATTCCATAAGCCATCAAGGAAATATTATGCTACTCCATTACGAGCTTCCAGATTCCCATCAAAAAGGGATATAAATAATACTGTCTTCTCGCCATACTTGAAGCAAAACCCTGATTTTGACAAGAAGGCATTTCAATGCAGATTCCAGTCCATGATTCTAAATTATCCACAGTCATCAATGCCTATAAAACAGATATATCCTGTAGCCAGCCAACGAAGCATATGTTTGGACCATGAGTACTTGGAAAAAAGTGCTATAGATTGTTTTTTAGAATCTATGGTATTGCAAAATGTATCAGAACAAAAGATTCTGGAAATAGAAAGGGAGACTCGAGGACAAAGCAATAACCCAAAATGGCATAGTTACAGAAAAACCCATATAACAGCCAGCATTTTTCATACTGTGTGCcatttaaaaactgaaagtttattgaaatattccAGTCAAATCTTAcataaaactacaataaaaaccaaagcaatgGCACATggtaatataaatgaaaaaattgcaatgaaaaaatatatggacACTTTTAATCTTGAAATTACAGAATGTGGGTTATTTTTGAGTAAGGAACGTCCTTACCTAGGAGCATCCCCTGATGGCTTACTGGGATCAGAAACAATAATAGAAGTAAAATGTCCATATAGTTCGCGGAACAAAGAAGTTTGTCCACTAAATGTGCCATATCTACAATATGAAAATGGGAAACTCTCTTTGAAAAAGAACAACATATATTACTATCAAATACAAGGGCAATTGTATGTCACAAAAAGGAAATTTTGCAACTTATTGGTTTATACCTTCAAAAGTTTAGAAGTCATATTCATTGATTATGATGAAGAATTCATTAAGTACATGTTAGAAaaacttgattatttttatcacaactTCTTTAAAGCTGCTGTGATTAAAAAACTCCtatataaagaataa
- the LOC123878621 gene encoding uncharacterized protein LOC123878621 translates to MPLCAVPGCTNSGVHLFPKDPKLKKQWEKVIRRKNFVATLHSRLCRNHFQESDYVGESAYTGYPQICRYLKKGTIPSIFPWSTHVSTTPTSRARRYLARSRRQIDFGQPTVDESIPEPSTSTEIEISTIIESSTEDITPKAISVSTQCGSTLGILSLEAMRGNNKTIHFYTGLENYDKFMLLLDTLTPMCYNLNYLRSTVMNVCVRDQMLITMMKLRRYLPDFELAFLFGISETNVANIFITWINFMYEIWNLIDIWPTKELVEYFMPEAFKRGFPSTRIIVDTTEIPITKPGNPIAQQVTFSNYNHKNTVKAMIGATPGGLISYISECYGGSVSDRQIIERSELVNRCDSGDSIMADRGFNVQDIFATKDVTINIPTYLKGKTQIPGIRIVQDRKLASKRVHIERIIGLAKTYKILKSELSPYHVALSSRILFICAFVCNFRENIMK, encoded by the exons atgccTCTTTGTGCTGTGCCAGGATGTACTAACTCCGGTGTCCATTTATTTCCGAAAGAtccaaagttaaaaaaacagtGGGAGAAGGTTATACGTCGCAAAAATTTTGTGGCGACTTTGCATAGCAGGTTATGTCGGAATCATTTCCAAGAGTCTGATTATGTAGGAGAGTCAGCTTACACAG gatatCCTCAAATATGCAGGTATTTAAAAAAGGGGACCATACCAAGCATATTTCCTTGGTCCACCCATGTGTCAACAACGCCTACATCAAGAGCCCGTCGATATTTGGCAAGAAGCAGACGCCAAATTGACTTCGGTCAACCAACTGTGGATGAAAGTATTCCAGAACCCTCTACGAGTACTGAAATAGAAATATCTACAATAATAGAGTCCTCAACAGAAGACATTACTCCAAAAGCAATATCTGTTAGCACTCAGTGTGGTAGTACTTTAGGAATATTATCACTAGAAGCTATGAGAggcaataataaaactattcatTTTTATACCGGTCTTGAAAACTATGACAAATTCATGCTGCTCTTAGACACATTAACTCCTATGTGCTATAATTTAAACTATTTGAGAAGTACAGTTATGAATGTTTGTGTTCGTGACCAAATGTTAATAACAATGATGAAACTTAGAAGGTATTTACCAGATTTTGAGTTGGCATTTTTGTTTGGTATTTCAGAAACTAATGttgcaaacatttttataacatggatcaattttatgtatgaaatatggaatttaattgatatttggCCCACTAAAGAATTAGTTGAATACTTTATGCCGGAGGCATTTAAAAGAGGTTTTCCGAGTACAAGAATTATTGTGGACACAACGGAAATACCCATTACAAAGCCTGGTAATCCTATAGCACAGCAAGTGACATTCAGCAATTATAACCACAAAAATACTGTGAAGGCTATGATTGGGGCAACACCTGGTGGTCTAATATCATATATCTCAGAATGTTATGGTGGTTCTGTCAGTGATAGACAGATCATAGAAAGATCTGAGCTGGTTAATCGTTGTGACAGTGGCGACTCTATTATGGCTGATAGAGGTTTCAATGTGCAGGATATATTTGCTACAAAAGACGTTACTATTAATATTCCAACATATTTGAAAGGAAAGACACAAATACCTGGTATTAGAATAGTCCAGGATCGAAAACTAGCAAGCAAACGAGTGCACATAGAACGTATTATTGGGCTAGCCAAAACTTAcaagattttaaaaagtgaattaaGCCCATACCACGTAGCCTTATCATCAagaattttattcatttgtgcttttgtatgtaattttagagaaaatattatgaaataa